The following nucleotide sequence is from Gemmatimonadota bacterium.
CTGGCTGCAGAACGAGATCGGCGTCGAGGACGCGGGCGAGGCTTCGCCCGCCTGAGAACGCCACGGCTCCGTGCCGGCGACCCCACGACGTCCGCCCCCGCCCTCCCCGTGAACCGGTGGTGCGTCCGGACGTCCCTACCCGCCCGGCTCCAGGCCGGCCAGCAGGCGTCGTTCCGTGACCACGCCCGCCAGGGGAACGTCGTGCGGTTCGACCGGGAGGGCCTCCACGATCTGCACGTCGTACGCGAGCGCAAACGCCGGGAACGGGCGTCCCGCCAGGAACGTGTCGAAGTATCCCGCGCCGTAGCCCAACCGGTAGGCGCGCTCGTCGAAGCCGAGCCCCACCAGCACGGCGGCGTCCAGGACGCCGTCGATCTCGTCGGGGCTCAGCGCCGGCGCCGACGCGGCCGGCTGCTCCAGTCCGAAGCGCAACGTCTCCACGGCGCAGGGCCAGCGGTGGATCGTCAGCGTGCGGGTGCCGGGCACGGCGCGCGGCACGTACACCGCGCGTCCCTCCGCGAGCCAGCGCTCGATCAGCGCATGCGTGTCGATCTCGCCCCCGAAGGAGCGACAGACGAGCAGCGACGCCGCGTCCTCCAGCGCCGGCAGCGCGGCGAGCCGCGCCTGCGCCTCGGCCGCCGCCCGCGACGCCGTGTCGGCGTCCAGCGCCGCGACCCGCTCGCGCAGGTCCCGACGCAGGCGACGCTTTGCGTCGCGGGCGGCTTCGGCCATCAGAATCCCCAACTCAGCGTGACGCGGACCTGGCGTGGCTCGGCGGGATGGAAGTGCAGGTCCTCCACACCGTCGACGGGCTCACCGGTCAACCGTGAGCCGTAGAAGTACTGGATGTCCGAGTCCTCCGCATCCA
It contains:
- a CDS encoding 5-formyltetrahydrofolate cyclo-ligase; protein product: MAEAARDAKRRLRRDLRERVAALDADTASRAAAEAQARLAALPALEDAASLLVCRSFGGEIDTHALIERWLAEGRAVYVPRAVPGTRTLTIHRWPCAVETLRFGLEQPAASAPALSPDEIDGVLDAAVLVGLGFDERAYRLGYGAGYFDTFLAGRPFPAFALAYDVQIVEALPVEPHDVPLAGVVTERRLLAGLEPGG